One Hyphomicrobiales bacterium genomic region harbors:
- a CDS encoding SDR family oxidoreductase, producing the protein MGLDGKVAIVTGGANGIGRACVERFVREGAKVVIADIDEVGEEVAEDLRNGGGQAIFIYCDVGERLDVRNLVAGTLEAYGGVDILVNNAGILVGAGFLDIEEEDFDRVLRTNLKGAFLVGQAVARQMVAQIGEGRAPGAIVNMSSINAVFAIADQVPYSISKGGINQLTKVMALALAPHGIRVNAVGPGSIMTRMLESITKDAEARRKVLSRTPMGRVGEPAEIAAVVAFLASDEASYMTGQTVYADGGRLPLNYTVPVAGES; encoded by the coding sequence ATGGGGCTTGACGGCAAGGTTGCGATTGTCACCGGCGGGGCCAACGGCATCGGCCGCGCCTGCGTGGAACGCTTCGTGCGCGAGGGGGCCAAGGTCGTCATCGCCGACATCGACGAGGTGGGCGAGGAGGTGGCCGAGGACCTGCGCAATGGGGGCGGCCAGGCGATCTTCATCTATTGCGACGTCGGCGAGCGGCTCGACGTGCGCAACCTCGTGGCCGGAACGCTCGAGGCCTATGGCGGCGTGGACATTCTGGTTAACAATGCCGGCATCCTGGTGGGCGCCGGCTTCCTCGACATCGAGGAGGAGGATTTCGACCGCGTGCTGCGCACCAATCTGAAGGGCGCCTTCCTGGTCGGCCAGGCGGTGGCGCGCCAGATGGTCGCCCAGATCGGGGAAGGCCGCGCGCCCGGTGCCATCGTCAACATGTCCTCGATCAACGCGGTCTTTGCCATCGCCGACCAGGTGCCCTATTCGATTTCCAAGGGCGGCATCAACCAGCTCACCAAGGTGATGGCGCTGGCGCTGGCGCCCCATGGCATCCGCGTCAACGCGGTGGGGCCGGGCAGCATCATGACGCGGATGCTGGAATCGATCACCAAGGATGCGGAAGCCAGGCGCAAGGTGCTGTCGCGCACGCCCATGGGGCGGGTCGGCGAGCCGGCCGAAATTGCCGCCGTGGTCGCCTTCCTCGCCTCCGACGAGGCGAGCTACATGACCGGCCAGACGGTCTATGCCGACGGCGGCAGGCTGCCGCTCAACTATACGGTGCCCGTCGCCGGCGAATCTTGA
- a CDS encoding DoxX family protein, whose product MSDIDQATSSMAGLRRRFVALRDLAEALPLSILQLAMRIAIGAVFFKSGMLKINSWEFAIKLFELEYQVPLLDPVTAARLATFVELTFPVFLFAGLATRLATLPLLGMVAVIEIFVYPNAWVEHLLWASVLLLLLVRGAGTFSLDYLIERYFRKSAG is encoded by the coding sequence ATGTCCGACATCGATCAAGCCACATCCTCCATGGCGGGGCTCCGGCGCCGCTTCGTCGCCCTGCGCGACTTGGCTGAGGCCCTCCCGCTGTCGATCCTGCAGCTTGCCATGCGGATCGCCATCGGCGCGGTGTTCTTCAAGTCGGGCATGCTGAAGATCAATTCCTGGGAGTTCGCCATCAAGCTGTTCGAGCTCGAATACCAGGTCCCGCTGCTCGACCCGGTGACGGCGGCGCGGCTTGCGACCTTCGTCGAGCTGACCTTTCCGGTATTCCTGTTTGCCGGCCTGGCGACGCGGCTTGCGACCCTGCCGCTCCTCGGCATGGTCGCGGTGATCGAGATCTTCGTCTACCCGAACGCCTGGGTCGAGCATCTGTTGTGGGCGTCGGTTCTCTTGTTGCTGCTCGTCCGCGGCGCCGGGACCTTCTCCCTCGACTATCTGATCGAGCGCTATTTCCGGAAATCAGCCGGCTGA